Proteins found in one Pempheris klunzingeri isolate RE-2024b chromosome 6, fPemKlu1.hap1, whole genome shotgun sequence genomic segment:
- the tbl1xr1a gene encoding F-box-like/WD repeat-containing protein TBL1XR1a — protein MSISSDEVNFLVYRYLQESGFSHSAFTFGIESHISQSNINGALVPPAALISIIQKGLQYVEAEVSINEDGTLFDGRPIESLSLIDAVMPDVVQTRQQAYRDKMAQQQAAASAPASATGGSIAGNAKNGENTANGEENGAHALANNHADLMEVDGDVEIPQNKAMVLRGHESEVFICAWNPVSDLLASGSGDSTARIWNLSENSTSSSTQLVLRHCIREGGQDVPSNKDVTSLDWNSEGTLLATGSYDGFARIWTKDGNLASTLGQHKGPIFALKWNKKGNFILSAGVDKTTIIWDAHTGEAKQQFPFHSAPALDVDWQSNNTFASCSTDMCIHVCKLGQDRPIKTFQGHTNEVNAIKWDPTGNLLASCSDDMTLKIWSMKQDACVHDLQAHSKEIYTIKWSPTGPGTNNPSANLMLASASFDSTVRLWDVERGICIHTLTKHQEPVYSVAFSPDGRHLASGSFDKCVHIWNTQTGALVHSYRGTGGIFEVCWNAAGDKVGASASDGSVCVLDLRK, from the exons ATGAGCATTAGCAGTGATGAGGTCAACTTCCTGGTCTACAGATACCTACAGGAGTCAG GGTTCTCCCACTCAGCGTTCACATTTGGCATAGAGAGTCACATCAGCCAGTCCAACATCAATGGTGCTCTGGTTCCCCCTGCTGCCCTCATCAGCATCATCCAGAAGGGCCTGCAGTACGTCGAGGCTGAAGTCAGCATCAATGAG GACGGCACATTATTCGACGGGCGGCCCATTGAGTCTCTGTCCCTGATTGACGCGGTGATGCCCGACGTCGTTCAGACGAGGCAGCAGGCCTACCGGGACAAAATGGCCCAGCAGCAGGCTGCCGCTTCAGCACCGGCATCGGCCACTGGAGGCAGCATCGCCGGCAACGCCAAGAACGGAGAGAATACTGCCAACGGGGAGGAGAACGGAGCCCATGCCTTAGCTA ACAACCACGCAGACCTGATGGAGGTGGACGGAGATGTGGAGATCCCTCAGAACAAGGCCATGGTCTTGAGGGGCCACGAGTCGGAGGTCTTCATCTGTGCCTGGAACCCGGTCAGCGATCTGCTGGCATCAGG gtCTGGTGACTCGACGGCGCGTATTTGGAACCTGAGCGAGAACAGTACGAGCAGCTCCACACAGCTGGTGCTGAGACACTGCATACGAGAGGGAGGACAGGACGTCCCCAGCAACAAAGACGTCACCTCGCTAGACTGGaat agcGAGGGCACGCTGTTAGCAACGGGCTCCTATGACGGCTTTGCCAGAATATGGACGAAGGATG GGAACCTGGCCAGTACACTTGGCCAACACAAAGGTCCCATCTTCGCTCTCAAGTGGAATAAAAAAGGCAACTTTATCCTGAGTGCAGGAGTAGACAAG ACAACAATCATATGGGACGCCCACACAGGAGAAGCCAAACAACAGTTTCCCTTCCACTCAG CTCCAGCATTAGACGTGGACTGGCAGAGCAACAACACGTTCGCCTCCTGCAGTACAGACATGTGCATCCACGTCTGTAAACTGGGACAGGACAGACCTATTAAAACATTCCAGGGACACACA aATGAAGTAAATGCAATCAAGTGGGATCCCACAGGGAACCTGCTAGCCTCCTGCTCCGACGACATGACGCTGAAG atttGGAGTATGAAGCAGGACGCGTGTGTCCACGACCTGCAGGCCCATAGTAAAGAAATCTACACCATCAAATGGAGTCCCACCGGCCCTGGAACCAACAACCCCAGCGCTAACCTCATGCTAGCCAG CGCATCGTTCGACTCCACGGTTCGTCTCTGGGACGTGGAGAGAGGCATCTGCATCCACACACTGACTAAACACCAGGAGCCCGTCTACAGCGTGGCGTTCAGCCCCGATGGTCGGCATCTGGCCAGTGGCTCATTTGACAAATGCGTGCACATCTGGAATACACAG ACGGGCGCTTTAGTCCACAGTTACAGAGGGACGGGGGGAATCTTTGAGGTTTGCTGGAATGCAGCAGGAGACAAAGTGGGAGCCAGCGCATCAGACGGATCT gtgtgtgtacTAGACCTTCGGAAAtag